Genomic DNA from Peribacillus sp. FSL H8-0477:
GCCGTCTAAAAAGGTTACTCCACCGTTTAGCCAGGTTAACTTAATATTACCCAATTGTAAGGTTTCCATATTCCCCCTCCTTTTCTTAAATTGTATCATTACTGACCAACTATTTAAAATTTTTAGAATACTGTCCCATAAAAAAAAGCCTGGGTAATTGCCCAGGCGTTTCTTAACGATATTGTGCTTCTAATCGATAAATTCGATTGCCTTTTTTAGAAAACTTTTCTTCATACTCGGTCATGATATTTCCCTCAAATGAACTGTTATGCAAATCTAAGCTGATAAAGTTCAACTTCATTCCATAATCGGAAATACTCAATAAAGAGGATTCAAACAAGCCTTGGTTATCCGTTTTAAAATGAACTTCACCTTTTTCCGGTAGGATGGATTCATAGATACCCAAGAATGAAATATGCGTGAGGCGTCTTTTGGCATGACGAGTTTTTGGCCAAGGATCTGAGAAGTTTAAATACACCCGGTCCACTTCACCTTTTTCAAAATAATCAGCAAGGTTTACTGCATCCACACTTAAAAGCTTTAGGTTTGGCACGGCCGCTTCAATTAGTAAATCAAGTGCCGATACAATGACGCTTTTATATACTTCAATTCCAATAAAGTTAATAGTCGGATGAGCTTTGGCCATTTCCGTAATAAAGCGGCCTTTTCCTGTTCCTACTTCAATATAAAGCGGATGATCGTTTCCAAACAATTCCCGCCATTTTCCCTTATGACTTTCCGGCTGAGCTATTGCATAGTTTGGGAACTCTCCCAAACGTTCGTCAGCCCAGGGCTTATTTCTTAAACGCATACTGACACCCCTAATTATAAGATTTCGTTCAAACCATACCATGAGAGCATGGCATCCTGCAACACCAAAAGAAACCGCTGCTGCACGCCGCGGGTTTAGTTTAGGTATAAAACCATTCGAAACACACATCCTATTTAAAGAAGAAACAATACCCCAAGGAGGATAAAAGATGCCCTTATCTCAACAAGATCAATTCTCTTTATTAAAGGATATTTTAACTAATCAACAAACTGATTGTTGTGGATCCGTTGCGGAATGCGAGCAAGTCGAACGACTGGTTAAATCACTCATGATCAATATGGATATTGATCAAAGCGCACTAACAATACTAGAAGAGATTTACCGTTATGGCCAAACAGGAGCCGGAACTGCTGATTTAGACAGCCATATTTCCGAACACCAAGGTCAGCTATCTGAATGGGTAGACGAAATTGACCAGTATTCCTAATTACGATTCAAGCACGTAGCCTAGTCGTTCTAAAAGAGCCGCCATTTCTTCTAAACGATTCTTTGATTTATGCCATTGAATAAAGGATAGTAATTGGGAAATGGCGTGCCACTTCATTCTCATTTCTAAGCCGGCATCCAAGCTTAGACCGTAGCGTTCCAACCAATCACTCCAAT
This window encodes:
- the trmB gene encoding tRNA (guanosine(46)-N7)-methyltransferase TrmB gives rise to the protein MRLRNKPWADERLGEFPNYAIAQPESHKGKWRELFGNDHPLYIEVGTGKGRFITEMAKAHPTINFIGIEVYKSVIVSALDLLIEAAVPNLKLLSVDAVNLADYFEKGEVDRVYLNFSDPWPKTRHAKRRLTHISFLGIYESILPEKGEVHFKTDNQGLFESSLLSISDYGMKLNFISLDLHNSSFEGNIMTEYEEKFSKKGNRIYRLEAQYR
- a CDS encoding YtzH-like family protein; this encodes MPLSQQDQFSLLKDILTNQQTDCCGSVAECEQVERLVKSLMINMDIDQSALTILEEIYRYGQTGAGTADLDSHISEHQGQLSEWVDEIDQYS